One window from the genome of Mumia sp. ZJ1417 encodes:
- a CDS encoding sensor histidine kinase — translation MNDLSEQIERRWATLVRYAPYPLLALSLALAIPLAQAIGTTDRLPLLAALAVVAAAAHWWCVSRRWGAPLDDWLGRTYVIVRTVFAFVLSWLNPFFCIYASIGYYDASVYLRRRGTWAVLLVTAVTMAGSQAGGWPPKSVGQAAAFAGLFVLNAGLVCLFTVMSHNETELAEERSSTISELERTNARLEQAMRENAALQEALVARAREAGRHEERERLAAEIHDTIAQGLAGIVTQLQAADDAYDDAAAAAHRKRAAELARASLDEARRSVHALAPAALDHLDVLEAVRARAHEWSAETGVPAELVVTGEPEPLSPDTEAVVLRVVQESLTNVGRHAQASRVGVTLSYAEGEIVLDVRDDGHGFDLAAPRQGSDGAHGFGIDGMRRRALRAGGALVVESEPGGGTAVSLRVPSGVR, via the coding sequence ATGAACGATCTCTCGGAACAGATCGAGCGTCGCTGGGCGACGCTCGTCCGTTATGCGCCCTATCCGCTCCTGGCGCTGTCCTTAGCCCTCGCCATCCCGCTCGCTCAGGCGATCGGGACCACGGACCGGCTCCCGCTCCTGGCAGCGCTCGCGGTCGTCGCCGCAGCCGCCCACTGGTGGTGCGTCTCCCGTCGCTGGGGTGCACCGCTCGACGACTGGCTCGGACGGACCTACGTCATCGTCCGCACGGTGTTCGCGTTCGTGCTCTCCTGGTTGAACCCGTTCTTCTGCATCTACGCCTCGATCGGCTACTACGACGCCTCGGTCTATCTGCGGCGACGCGGGACCTGGGCGGTCCTGCTCGTGACGGCGGTGACGATGGCAGGCTCCCAGGCAGGTGGTTGGCCACCCAAGAGCGTCGGCCAGGCCGCCGCCTTCGCCGGCCTGTTCGTCCTCAACGCCGGGCTCGTCTGCCTGTTCACGGTCATGTCGCACAACGAGACCGAGCTCGCCGAGGAGCGCTCGTCGACGATCTCCGAGCTTGAGCGCACCAACGCCCGGCTCGAGCAGGCGATGCGAGAGAACGCCGCTCTGCAGGAGGCCCTCGTGGCACGAGCGCGCGAGGCCGGCAGGCACGAGGAGCGCGAACGGCTGGCCGCGGAGATCCACGACACGATCGCGCAGGGGCTCGCCGGGATCGTGACGCAGCTCCAGGCAGCCGACGACGCGTACGACGATGCCGCCGCCGCCGCCCACCGCAAGCGCGCCGCCGAGCTCGCCCGTGCTTCCCTCGACGAGGCGCGACGCTCGGTGCATGCGCTCGCGCCGGCCGCGCTCGACCATCTCGACGTCCTCGAGGCCGTACGGGCGCGGGCGCACGAGTGGTCGGCGGAGACCGGCGTCCCCGCCGAGCTCGTAGTGACCGGCGAGCCCGAGCCGCTCTCCCCCGACACCGAGGCCGTCGTGCTCCGCGTCGTCCAGGAGTCGCTCACGAACGTCGGGCGCCATGCCCAGGCCTCCCGCGTCGGCGTCACGCTGTCGTACGCAGAGGGCGAGATCGTGCTCGACGTGCGTGACGACGGGCACGGGTTCGACCTCGCGGCGCCACGACAGGGCTCCGACGGCGCTCACGGGTTCGGGATCGACGGGATGCGCCGACGCGCCCTGCGGGCCGGTGGCGCGCTCGTGGTCGAGTCCGAGCCCGGCGGCGGGACGGCGGTCTCGCTCCGCGTACCGTCGGGGGTGCGATGA
- a CDS encoding ABC transporter permease, with translation MSTTTTSPAVAMLRTEGRLMLREPGTMFWIVLFPTILLSILGAIPSFREPDESLGGIRVIDLYVPIAILLSAIMASLMSMPAVISTYRENQVLRRYATTPAKPTHILMAQWAIHGAGILIGSLLAVAVGRIVFDVALPGAPLTYLGLFVLAVLVNLSLGGLISGLAPTAKASAAIGTVIFFPSMFTAGVWVPVTVLPGLLGDIVALTPNGAAVLALDEAAAGRVPDMLHVVVLVAWTVGLGALAARYFRWE, from the coding sequence ATGAGCACCACGACCACTTCCCCCGCCGTCGCGATGCTGCGGACCGAGGGCCGGCTCATGCTCCGCGAGCCGGGCACGATGTTCTGGATCGTGCTCTTCCCGACGATCCTGCTGTCGATCCTCGGCGCGATCCCGTCGTTCCGGGAGCCCGACGAGTCGCTCGGGGGCATCCGGGTCATCGACCTCTACGTGCCGATCGCGATCCTGCTGTCGGCGATCATGGCGTCGCTCATGTCGATGCCGGCGGTCATCTCGACCTACCGCGAGAACCAGGTGCTGAGGCGCTACGCGACCACCCCGGCCAAGCCGACGCACATCCTCATGGCCCAGTGGGCGATCCACGGGGCCGGCATCCTCATCGGATCGCTGCTGGCGGTCGCGGTTGGGCGGATCGTCTTCGACGTCGCCCTTCCGGGAGCCCCGCTGACCTACCTCGGGCTGTTCGTCCTCGCCGTGCTGGTCAACCTGTCGCTGGGCGGCCTCATCTCCGGGCTGGCGCCGACGGCGAAGGCCTCGGCGGCGATCGGCACCGTCATCTTCTTCCCGTCGATGTTCACAGCCGGTGTCTGGGTGCCCGTGACCGTCCTGCCCGGGCTCCTCGGCGACATCGTGGCCCTCACACCGAACGGGGCCGCAGTGCTCGCGCTCGACGAGGCGGCGGCCGGTCGTGTCCCCGACATGCTGCACGTCGTCGTCCTGGTCGCGTGGACTGTCGGGCTCGGCGCGCTGGCTGCGCGATACTTCCGTTGGGAGTGA
- a CDS encoding ABC transporter ATP-binding protein gives MTTTSAPAIEVRGLRKTYGPVVAVDHVDLTVSEGEIFGVLGPNGSGKSTTVECIAGLRRPDAGSVRILGLDPVTDRDAVKRTVGVQLQSAGLQAKLRIREALELFASFYDDPRDPLELATRLGLGERLDHPWRKLSGGQQQRLAIALALVGRPKVALLDELSTGLDPRSRREVWELVEEIRAEGTTILLVTHLMEEAQHLCDRIALVQRGRILVTDTPDGLIGRTAAPLIMSFVPDRTLDVAALTALGGVSDVMERSGRLQVACDDTAVLAVLDRLRDEGVRPEHLRISESSLDEAYLDLITADADASESDATAKETV, from the coding sequence ATGACGACGACATCCGCGCCCGCCATCGAGGTCCGTGGCCTGCGCAAGACGTACGGCCCGGTGGTGGCCGTCGACCATGTGGACCTCACCGTGTCCGAGGGCGAGATCTTCGGCGTCCTCGGACCCAACGGCTCGGGCAAGAGCACGACCGTCGAGTGCATCGCGGGTCTGCGACGCCCCGACGCGGGCTCTGTCCGCATCCTCGGGCTCGACCCGGTGACCGACCGCGACGCCGTGAAGCGCACCGTCGGAGTGCAGCTGCAGAGCGCCGGACTCCAGGCCAAGCTGCGGATCCGTGAGGCGCTCGAACTGTTCGCGTCGTTCTACGACGACCCGCGCGACCCTCTCGAGCTGGCGACGCGCCTCGGGCTCGGCGAACGCCTGGACCACCCGTGGCGCAAGCTGTCCGGCGGCCAGCAGCAGCGGCTCGCGATCGCGCTGGCCCTGGTCGGACGCCCGAAGGTGGCGCTGCTCGACGAGCTCAGCACCGGACTCGACCCGCGCTCGCGGCGCGAGGTGTGGGAGCTCGTCGAGGAGATCCGTGCGGAGGGGACGACCATCCTGCTCGTCACGCACCTCATGGAGGAGGCGCAGCACCTGTGCGACCGGATCGCCCTCGTGCAGCGTGGACGGATCCTCGTCACCGACACCCCGGACGGGCTGATCGGTCGTACGGCGGCGCCGTTGATCATGTCGTTCGTGCCTGACCGGACGCTCGACGTCGCGGCGCTCACCGCCCTCGGCGGGGTGTCCGACGTGATGGAGCGCAGCGGGCGCCTGCAGGTCGCGTGCGACGACACGGCGGTTCTCGCCGTGCTCGACCGGCTGCGCGACGAGGGTGTCCGACCGGAGCACCTGCGCATCTCCGAGTCGTCGCTCGACGAGGCCTACCTCGACCTGATCACTGCCGACGCCGATGCCAGCGAGTCGGATGCCACCGCGAAGGAGACCGTCTGA
- a CDS encoding dihydrofolate reductase family protein, whose protein sequence is MRRLTYFIALSIDGMIAGPNDEFDFYPSSDAYSAWMLDEYPDVLPAVGREQLGLTEAPNRHFDTIVMGRRTYEPGLALGMTSPYPHLRQYVVSTRQEELADDVTYVREDPVALVKSLKAEDSPLDIYLCGGGLLAATLLPEIDRMVVKRYPVVAGAGISAFGGGPFAPTPFDLTDLKTFPGGNAVLTYDRT, encoded by the coding sequence ATGAGACGACTCACCTACTTCATCGCCTTGTCGATCGACGGGATGATCGCCGGGCCGAACGACGAGTTCGACTTCTATCCGTCCTCGGACGCCTACAGCGCGTGGATGCTCGACGAGTACCCCGACGTCCTGCCCGCCGTCGGCCGAGAGCAGCTCGGGCTGACCGAGGCCCCGAACCGCCACTTCGACACCATTGTGATGGGGCGCCGGACGTACGAGCCGGGCCTGGCGCTCGGCATGACGAGCCCCTATCCGCACCTGCGCCAGTACGTGGTCTCGACGCGGCAGGAGGAGCTCGCCGACGACGTGACGTACGTCCGCGAGGACCCGGTGGCGCTCGTCAAGTCACTCAAGGCGGAGGACTCGCCGCTCGACATCTATCTGTGTGGCGGCGGACTGCTCGCGGCGACGCTGCTGCCGGAGATCGACCGGATGGTCGTCAAGCGCTACCCGGTCGTCGCGGGTGCCGGGATCTCGGCGTTCGGCGGGGGCCCCTTCGCGCCGACACCCTTCGACCTCACCGACCTCAAGACGTTCCCCGGCGGCAACGCCGTGCTCACCTATGACCGGACCTGA
- a CDS encoding LysR family transcriptional regulator: MSGGRTAVELRDIEIFLTLADELHFGRTADRLNVSQARVSQAIAKQERRMGTVLFERTSRQVRLTPVGARLRDDLRQGYELIQSGLALASRSCQVPEGVLTLATMGAVGHEMRPVVDAFVARHPGCSVEPREFHFSDPFGRLRRGEVDVQVTWLPVEEPDVRIGPRVLTEGRVLAVATNHPLAAEEAVSLEVLGDETAFDAGADVPSYWEQAMLPRRTPAGRPIRRGRGVRTFHEILTRVAAGDGVTPLNAHVRHFYTMPGVTYVPIMDVPDTEWVLTWRADRETAEVRAFAETARSLGTRAL, translated from the coding sequence GTGAGCGGAGGGCGTACGGCGGTGGAGCTGCGGGACATCGAGATCTTCCTGACCCTTGCTGACGAGCTCCATTTCGGACGTACGGCCGACCGCCTGAACGTGTCCCAGGCACGGGTCAGCCAGGCGATCGCGAAGCAGGAGCGGCGCATGGGGACAGTGCTGTTCGAGCGGACCAGCCGGCAGGTGCGCCTCACCCCGGTCGGGGCGCGGTTGCGCGACGACCTGCGGCAGGGGTACGAGCTCATCCAGTCAGGGCTGGCTCTCGCGAGCCGGTCCTGCCAGGTCCCGGAGGGCGTCCTGACGCTGGCGACGATGGGCGCGGTCGGCCACGAGATGCGCCCGGTCGTCGACGCGTTCGTCGCGCGCCACCCGGGGTGCTCGGTCGAGCCCCGCGAGTTCCACTTCAGCGACCCCTTCGGGCGGCTGCGGCGCGGCGAGGTGGACGTCCAGGTCACGTGGCTGCCGGTGGAGGAGCCTGACGTACGGATCGGCCCACGGGTGCTCACCGAGGGGCGGGTCCTCGCCGTCGCGACCAACCACCCGCTCGCGGCAGAGGAGGCGGTCTCCCTCGAGGTCCTCGGCGACGAGACGGCGTTCGACGCGGGCGCCGACGTCCCGAGCTATTGGGAGCAGGCGATGCTGCCACGCCGTACGCCCGCCGGGCGGCCGATCCGGCGTGGGCGCGGCGTGCGGACGTTCCACGAGATCCTGACCCGCGTGGCCGCCGGGGACGGCGTGACCCCGCTGAACGCCCACGTGCGCCACTTCTACACGATGCCGGGTGTGACGTACGTGCCGATCATGGACGTGCCCGACACCGAGTGGGTGCTGACCTGGAGGGCTGACCGTGAGACCGCCGAGGTGCGGGCGTTCGCCGAGACGGCACGGTCGCTCGGGACGAGGGCGCTCTGA
- a CDS encoding alpha/beta fold hydrolase, whose protein sequence is MHQDPSAPHVVIVPAMGVPSPYYRTLAAALDAIGWTSCTMAARGIDRDTQAPSRGHDWGYSELVEAVADHVFKVRTQHPETPIVLLGHSLGGQVSLGYLLDGGAADGLVLAGASEPWFWHYRARSWGIWALAASVPLISALYGYWPRWGFGGPQPRTLMREWARFVRRRRFPYPSGPLPVGRLHVPTFVLQVEGDMLSVPRSARALARVVRDDDVTWWDYRLADAPDDARIDHLAWAKAPAPAVAALQDWWARERSEVTAG, encoded by the coding sequence GTGCACCAGGACCCCTCCGCTCCCCACGTCGTGATCGTCCCGGCGATGGGCGTCCCGTCGCCCTACTACCGGACGCTCGCCGCCGCGCTCGACGCGATCGGCTGGACCTCCTGCACGATGGCGGCCCGCGGGATCGACCGTGACACGCAGGCGCCGTCGCGCGGCCACGACTGGGGCTACTCCGAGCTCGTCGAGGCCGTCGCGGACCACGTGTTCAAAGTCCGCACGCAGCATCCGGAGACGCCGATCGTGCTTCTCGGCCACAGCTTGGGCGGCCAGGTGTCGCTCGGCTACCTCCTCGACGGCGGAGCAGCGGACGGGCTGGTCCTGGCGGGAGCGTCGGAGCCGTGGTTCTGGCACTACCGCGCGCGTTCGTGGGGCATCTGGGCGCTCGCCGCGTCGGTGCCGCTGATCAGCGCTCTCTACGGCTACTGGCCACGGTGGGGCTTCGGAGGCCCGCAGCCTCGCACCCTCATGCGCGAGTGGGCGCGGTTCGTGCGGCGTCGCCGCTTCCCGTACCCGAGCGGGCCGTTGCCGGTGGGCAGGCTCCACGTGCCCACGTTCGTGCTGCAGGTCGAGGGCGACATGCTGTCCGTCCCCCGCTCGGCGCGTGCGCTCGCCCGCGTCGTACGGGACGACGACGTGACGTGGTGGGACTATCGGCTCGCCGATGCCCCCGACGATGCACGGATCGACCACCTGGCGTGGGCGAAGGCGCCCGCGCCGGCGGTGGCCGCGCTCCAGGACTGGTGGGCACGGGAGCGCTCCGAAGTCACGGCCGGCTGA
- a CDS encoding aldo/keto reductase yields MESRDTFLLGGDFPVARIGFGAMQLPTAPTDARTTSVAVLRRAVALGVTLIDTAHLYGWGSNEELVAEALRPYPEDVLVATKVGVVRDPVSGDWGYDARPESLRSQVDEALRRLGTERLGLLQLHRLDPQTPLVDQVGTLGDLRREGKIARIGLSEVTADELDAARQVVEIASVQNRYNVFDRAYEPVLAACEGAGIAFLPWRPVAGAMADTPASAVVVEIATELGASPAQVALAWLLAHSPVIVPIPGTKQISHLEGNVRAGDLVLTNAHVSRLDALNDTRSPAPS; encoded by the coding sequence ATGGAATCCCGCGACACCTTTCTCCTTGGTGGCGACTTCCCGGTGGCACGGATCGGTTTCGGCGCGATGCAGCTGCCGACCGCCCCGACCGACGCCCGTACGACCTCCGTGGCCGTCCTCCGGCGCGCCGTCGCACTCGGCGTGACGCTGATCGACACGGCGCATCTCTATGGGTGGGGGTCCAACGAAGAGCTCGTGGCCGAGGCACTTCGCCCCTACCCGGAGGACGTCCTCGTCGCGACCAAGGTGGGGGTCGTCAGGGATCCTGTGTCAGGCGACTGGGGATACGACGCACGCCCCGAGTCCCTCAGAAGTCAGGTCGATGAGGCACTGCGTCGCCTCGGCACCGAGCGCCTCGGGCTCCTCCAGCTGCACCGCCTGGACCCGCAGACTCCCCTCGTCGACCAGGTCGGCACGCTCGGCGACCTGCGACGCGAGGGCAAGATCGCGCGGATCGGCCTCTCGGAGGTCACCGCCGACGAGCTCGACGCGGCGCGTCAGGTCGTCGAGATCGCGAGCGTCCAGAACCGCTACAACGTGTTCGACCGCGCGTACGAGCCGGTGCTCGCCGCCTGCGAAGGAGCGGGCATCGCCTTCCTCCCCTGGCGACCGGTCGCCGGGGCGATGGCCGACACCCCTGCGTCCGCGGTCGTGGTCGAGATCGCCACCGAGCTCGGCGCGAGTCCGGCACAGGTCGCGCTCGCCTGGCTCCTCGCACACTCCCCTGTCATCGTCCCGATCCCCGGCACAAAGCAGATCTCCCACCTCGAGGGCAACGTCCGGGCGGGCGATCTCGTCCTGACGAACGCCCACGTCAGCCGCCTGGACGCCCTGAACGACACGCGATCACCAGCACCGTCCTAG
- a CDS encoding formate dehydrogenase accessory sulfurtransferase FdhD — MTAPTGRRRVVEWVDGVARAHEDRLIAEEPLEIRVAAPGARDRRLGVTMRTPGHDFALAAGLVLSEGVVAGSDEIAGIAYCTDARLAEEQRFNVVTVALAAGPARDWQERSLRATSACGVCGTDSLDEVADLVARLPVRPASRWDPSALAVLPDLLRRHQQHFDRTGGAHAAGLFRPDGSVVVVREDVGRHNAVDKVVGHALLEGGLLGGDAALNLALCTSGRIGFEVVQKAAVAGFTAVVGVGAPTTLAARLCDQAGLTLAGFARDGRVVVYADGDPSTT, encoded by the coding sequence ATGACCGCACCCACCGGCAGGAGGCGTGTCGTCGAATGGGTCGACGGGGTCGCCCGCGCTCACGAGGACCGGCTCATCGCCGAGGAGCCGCTCGAGATCCGGGTCGCTGCGCCGGGCGCGCGGGACCGCCGGCTCGGGGTCACGATGCGCACACCGGGCCACGACTTCGCACTCGCAGCGGGCCTGGTGCTCTCCGAGGGCGTCGTCGCAGGTAGTGACGAGATCGCGGGCATCGCCTACTGCACTGACGCTCGGCTCGCCGAGGAGCAGCGGTTCAACGTGGTGACCGTCGCTCTTGCCGCAGGCCCCGCCCGCGACTGGCAGGAGCGCTCGCTGCGCGCGACGTCGGCCTGCGGGGTGTGCGGCACCGACTCGCTCGACGAGGTCGCGGACCTCGTGGCGCGGCTGCCCGTGCGTCCTGCCTCGCGCTGGGACCCGTCCGCGCTCGCTGTGCTCCCCGACCTGCTGCGCCGCCACCAGCAGCACTTCGACCGTACGGGCGGGGCGCACGCCGCGGGCCTGTTCCGTCCCGACGGCAGCGTGGTCGTGGTCCGGGAGGACGTCGGGCGCCACAACGCCGTCGACAAGGTGGTCGGCCATGCGCTTCTCGAGGGAGGCCTCCTCGGGGGCGACGCGGCACTCAACCTGGCGCTGTGCACCAGCGGGCGGATCGGGTTCGAGGTCGTCCAGAAGGCTGCCGTCGCCGGGTTCACCGCCGTCGTCGGAGTCGGGGCTCCGACGACGCTCGCGGCTCGGCTGTGCGACCAGGCCGGTCTGACGTTGGCCGGCTTCGCGCGCGACGGACGCGTCGTCGTCTATGCGGACGGCGACCCGAGCACGACCTAG
- a CDS encoding acyl-CoA dehydrogenase family protein → MSTRRPPALDSYDPLGIDDLLQPEEIAIRDTVRSMLADEVDPYVAEWFESGELPARGLMRSFGKVGLLGMHLEGYGCAGTSATAYGIACLELEATDSGIRSMVSVQGSLAMYAIWAFGSEDQKQTWLPRMATGEAIGCFGLTEPDSGSDPASMRTVARQDAGGDWILNGAKMWITNGSIADVAVVWAQTGEAGNGGTVRGFVVPTDTPGFTGTTIKHKMSLRASVTAELVLDGVRLPADAVLPEVTGMRGPLSCLSEARYGIVWGAMGAARSSFEAARAYAGTRTQFGAPISGFQLTQAKLADMSLELNKGILLALHLGRRKDAVGLRPEQVSYGKLNNVREALEICRTSRTILGANGISLEYPVIRHMNNLESVLTYEGTSEMHTLIVGQALTGQAAFRPSQG, encoded by the coding sequence ATGAGCACTCGTCGCCCGCCCGCGCTCGACTCGTACGACCCGCTGGGGATCGATGACCTCCTCCAGCCGGAGGAGATCGCGATCCGCGACACGGTCCGCAGCATGCTGGCCGACGAGGTCGACCCGTACGTCGCGGAGTGGTTCGAGAGCGGAGAGCTCCCCGCGCGCGGCCTGATGCGGTCGTTCGGCAAGGTCGGGCTGCTGGGGATGCACCTCGAGGGCTACGGCTGCGCGGGCACGAGCGCCACCGCGTATGGGATCGCCTGCCTGGAGCTCGAGGCGACCGACTCGGGCATCCGCTCGATGGTGTCCGTGCAGGGCTCGCTCGCGATGTACGCGATCTGGGCCTTCGGCAGCGAGGACCAGAAGCAGACCTGGCTCCCGCGGATGGCGACCGGCGAAGCGATCGGCTGCTTCGGCCTGACCGAGCCCGACTCCGGTTCGGACCCCGCGAGCATGCGGACGGTCGCGCGGCAGGACGCCGGGGGTGACTGGATCCTGAATGGCGCCAAGATGTGGATCACCAACGGCTCGATCGCCGACGTCGCGGTCGTCTGGGCGCAGACCGGTGAGGCGGGCAACGGCGGCACCGTCCGTGGCTTCGTCGTCCCGACGGACACACCGGGGTTCACCGGCACGACCATCAAGCACAAGATGTCGCTACGGGCGTCCGTCACGGCCGAGCTCGTCCTCGACGGCGTCCGGCTCCCCGCCGACGCCGTCCTTCCCGAGGTCACCGGCATGCGTGGCCCGCTGTCGTGCCTGAGCGAGGCGCGCTACGGGATCGTGTGGGGCGCGATGGGCGCCGCGCGCTCCTCCTTCGAGGCGGCGCGGGCGTACGCCGGCACGCGGACCCAGTTCGGTGCGCCGATCTCGGGCTTCCAGCTCACGCAGGCCAAGCTCGCCGACATGTCGCTCGAGCTCAACAAGGGCATCCTGCTCGCGCTGCACCTCGGGCGCCGTAAGGACGCGGTCGGTCTGCGCCCGGAGCAGGTCAGCTACGGCAAGCTCAACAACGTCCGTGAGGCGCTCGAGATCTGCCGCACGTCGCGCACGATCCTCGGCGCCAACGGCATCTCGCTGGAGTATCCGGTGATCCGTCACATGAACAACCTCGAGTCCGTGCTCACGTACGAGGGCACGTCCGAGATGCACACGCTGATCGTCGGGCAGGCCCTCACCGGGCAGGCCGCGTTCCGCCCGTCGCAGGGCTGA
- a CDS encoding adenylyltransferase/cytidyltransferase family protein produces MSERTVITFGTFDVFHVGHVRILQRAAELGDRLVVGVSADALNIRKKGRAPVFTQDERLEIVSALGVVDEVFLEESLELKGDYIRKFGADVLAMGDDWKGRFDEFAELCEVVYFPRTPSVSTTALIEHISSNS; encoded by the coding sequence GTGAGCGAACGCACGGTGATCACCTTTGGCACGTTCGACGTCTTCCACGTCGGCCACGTCCGCATCCTCCAGCGCGCCGCTGAGCTGGGTGACCGACTCGTGGTGGGGGTGTCCGCCGACGCGCTCAACATCCGCAAGAAGGGGCGCGCGCCCGTCTTCACCCAGGACGAGCGACTTGAGATCGTGTCGGCCCTGGGGGTCGTCGACGAGGTGTTCCTCGAAGAGAGCCTCGAGCTCAAGGGTGACTACATCCGCAAGTTCGGCGCGGACGTGCTCGCGATGGGTGATGACTGGAAGGGCCGGTTCGACGAGTTCGCCGAGCTCTGCGAGGTCGTCTACTTCCCGCGCACGCCGTCGGTGTCGACGACGGCGCTCATCGAGCACATCTCCTCCAACTCCTGA
- a CDS encoding DedA family protein: MSDIGGIAGFAADLMEWLGAPGAGLAVALENLFPPIPSEVILPLAGFTASVGDMNLVAAIVCTTIGSIVGALALYWIGRWFGRDRLYAVVARMPLVKVTDVEKTEAWFAKHGTKAVFFGRFVPIFRSLISIPAGLERMPLRVFLTLTAVGSLIWNTLFIMLGYALGSRWETVSDVVGTYSKGVLVLVLVGVVAFLVVRLVQLRKRRQAGLPEEP; this comes from the coding sequence GTGAGTGACATCGGAGGAATCGCAGGCTTCGCGGCCGACCTGATGGAGTGGCTCGGTGCCCCCGGAGCAGGCCTGGCGGTGGCGTTGGAGAACCTGTTTCCGCCGATCCCGAGCGAGGTGATCCTCCCGCTTGCCGGATTCACCGCCAGCGTCGGCGACATGAACCTCGTCGCCGCGATCGTCTGCACCACCATCGGGTCGATCGTCGGCGCACTCGCGCTCTACTGGATCGGCCGATGGTTCGGCCGTGACCGCCTGTACGCAGTGGTGGCCCGCATGCCGCTGGTCAAGGTCACCGACGTCGAGAAGACCGAGGCGTGGTTCGCCAAGCACGGGACGAAGGCGGTGTTCTTCGGCCGGTTCGTGCCGATCTTCCGCAGCCTCATCTCGATCCCCGCCGGTCTCGAACGCATGCCGCTGCGCGTGTTCCTCACGCTCACCGCCGTCGGCAGCCTGATCTGGAACACGCTCTTCATCATGCTCGGGTACGCCCTGGGGTCACGCTGGGAGACCGTCAGCGACGTCGTCGGCACGTACTCCAAGGGCGTGCTCGTGCTCGTCCTGGTCGGCGTGGTCGCGTTCCTCGTGGTCCGGCTCGTGCAACTGCGCAAGCGCCGCCAGGCAGGGCTCCCGGAGGAGCCGTGA
- a CDS encoding site-specific integrase — protein MLPQNWDSALGSVHAAVESLIRSVSPSRLRQLRWVERELALATATGELPSPARGDIAELLSSTVVGAYLDLAEAGALRSRERRDGSRSSASSSQIRLRCLLMIAEAAAVDPSHLRTSAEFARRPVVPQRTVAQLQEQLAGLAEAAAGSRPGALAIHRLRAVIGVVVDTGTRAGELCQMTTEDVDLGESTLRVRRRPQRSTTQRPESLHPLSGPTVASLTSWLQVRASLVGALQGGAVNALWVSVRANHVPPGRPVPAGMPLQPRGLARSYRREVERLNDEHAGAPGWQPLPLRMELLRRSVTPEPEIAPASALHESVNVSTGGPEGTHRHAR, from the coding sequence GTGCTTCCACAGAACTGGGACTCCGCCCTCGGGTCCGTTCACGCTGCTGTCGAGAGCCTCATCCGCTCGGTGAGCCCCTCGCGTCTACGGCAGCTGCGTTGGGTCGAACGCGAGCTCGCTCTCGCCACGGCAACCGGCGAACTCCCCTCCCCTGCTCGTGGCGACATCGCGGAGCTCTTGAGCTCCACCGTCGTCGGCGCCTACCTCGACCTCGCCGAGGCCGGCGCGCTTCGCTCCCGTGAACGACGCGACGGTTCGCGCTCGAGCGCGTCCAGCAGCCAGATCCGGCTGCGGTGCCTGCTGATGATCGCCGAAGCCGCCGCTGTCGACCCCTCGCACCTGCGGACCTCCGCCGAGTTCGCGCGTCGGCCGGTCGTCCCGCAGCGCACGGTCGCACAGCTTCAGGAGCAGCTTGCCGGGCTTGCCGAGGCGGCAGCAGGATCGCGCCCGGGCGCGCTGGCGATTCACCGCTTGAGGGCGGTGATCGGCGTCGTCGTGGACACCGGCACCCGCGCGGGTGAGCTGTGCCAGATGACGACCGAGGACGTCGACCTGGGCGAGAGCACCCTGCGTGTGCGGCGCCGGCCCCAACGGTCGACGACGCAGCGTCCCGAGTCACTGCACCCGCTGAGCGGGCCGACGGTGGCGTCGCTGACGTCGTGGCTGCAGGTCCGCGCCTCGCTCGTCGGCGCGCTCCAGGGCGGTGCCGTGAACGCGCTGTGGGTCTCGGTACGCGCCAACCACGTCCCGCCCGGGCGTCCCGTTCCCGCAGGGATGCCCCTGCAGCCACGGGGTCTTGCTCGCAGCTACCGGCGCGAGGTCGAACGGCTCAACGACGAGCACGCCGGGGCACCCGGCTGGCAACCTCTCCCCCTCCGCATGGAGCTGCTGAGGCGAAGCGTCACTCCGGAGCCGGAGATTGCGCCAGCCTCCGCGCTCCACGAGTCCGTGAACGTATCCACCGGAGGTCCTGAGGGAACGCACAGGCACGCTCGCTAG